The proteins below are encoded in one region of Aquisphaera giovannonii:
- a CDS encoding GntR family transcriptional regulator: protein MQFRIEGSSLPIYQQLVRQVREGVARGDLKAGGQLPSVRQMARDLVVNPNTVARAYAELEREGLVTNRPGRGVFVAESRDERTKDARRRQLVESLDRFLTEAVHLGFSEEEVAKLVASRSRQFQWNPARPASASKGNESGGRVSP from the coding sequence ATGCAGTTCCGGATCGAGGGCTCGAGCCTGCCGATCTACCAGCAGTTGGTGCGGCAGGTGAGGGAGGGGGTCGCGCGGGGGGACCTGAAGGCCGGCGGGCAGCTCCCGTCGGTGCGGCAGATGGCGCGCGACCTGGTGGTGAATCCGAACACGGTCGCCCGGGCCTACGCCGAGCTCGAGCGCGAGGGGCTCGTCACCAACCGCCCCGGGCGCGGGGTGTTCGTCGCCGAGTCGAGGGACGAGCGGACCAAGGACGCGAGGCGGCGGCAGCTCGTCGAGAGCCTCGACCGGTTCCTGACCGAGGCGGTGCACCTCGGGTTCTCGGAGGAGGAGGTCGCGAAACTCGTGGCGAGCCGGTCGCGGCAGTTCCAGTGGAACCCCGCGCGGCCTGCGTCGGCGTCGAAGGGCAACGAATCGGGGGGGAGGGTGTCGCCGTGA